A genomic region of Mesobacillus jeotgali contains the following coding sequences:
- a CDS encoding D-alanyl-D-alanine carboxypeptidase family protein, whose translation MRKFLALLMLLMISMNSTAGLVNAEADDPVLTSEAAVLMDTQSGAILFGKNAEVKMYPASLTKIATAIYAIETASLDEIVDVSEEIEKIDGTRVYLNPGEQVSLRKLIQGMLINSGNDASLAIAIHLDGSMDTYSKNINEFLKTNIGVEDTHFVNPHGLFDENHYTTAKDLGLILNYAMNNPDFREIFGTKQLEWDGESWDTTILSHHRMLKGEIPYEGVTGGKTGFVDQSKQTLATTADNGKLKLTAILLKSEYKRKIYEDTIKLFDYGFAAFKSSQIRKGETFTSGNLKFKASEDLLVTEPVEKGKRIVDKDGILRIQNGKGEIIQAIELKPLIGKKPEAKTETAPEPKQSGLLSVNTILGVVVLVGAAGVWMVNRKQKKSRRFRSR comes from the coding sequence ATGAGGAAGTTTTTGGCCTTGTTAATGTTATTAATGATAAGTATGAATTCTACTGCTGGATTAGTTAATGCAGAGGCAGATGATCCTGTTTTAACTTCTGAAGCCGCTGTTTTGATGGACACGCAGTCAGGTGCAATATTATTTGGGAAAAATGCAGAAGTAAAGATGTATCCTGCGAGCTTAACCAAAATTGCAACCGCCATCTATGCGATTGAAACAGCTAGTCTTGATGAGATAGTGGATGTTAGTGAGGAAATTGAGAAAATCGATGGAACTCGAGTTTATCTTAATCCTGGGGAACAGGTTTCACTGAGGAAGCTGATCCAGGGTATGCTTATTAATTCAGGGAATGATGCTTCATTGGCTATTGCCATTCATTTGGATGGTTCAATGGATACTTACTCGAAAAACATAAATGAGTTCCTAAAGACCAACATTGGTGTTGAGGATACTCATTTTGTCAACCCGCATGGTTTGTTCGATGAAAATCATTATACAACAGCCAAGGACCTTGGCTTGATATTAAACTATGCAATGAACAATCCTGACTTCCGTGAGATTTTTGGCACTAAACAATTGGAGTGGGACGGGGAGTCTTGGGATACTACAATCCTTTCCCATCATCGTATGCTAAAAGGGGAAATCCCTTATGAAGGAGTAACGGGCGGAAAGACTGGTTTTGTTGACCAATCAAAGCAAACGCTTGCTACAACAGCTGATAATGGCAAGCTGAAGTTGACTGCCATTCTCTTGAAATCAGAATACAAACGGAAAATTTATGAGGATACGATCAAGCTTTTCGACTATGGCTTCGCTGCTTTTAAGTCCTCTCAAATCAGGAAAGGGGAAACCTTCACAAGCGGAAACCTAAAGTTCAAAGCAAGTGAGGATCTCCTTGTGACAGAACCGGTTGAAAAAGGCAAGAGGATAGTAGACAAAGACGGAATCTTAAGGATCCAGAATGGCAAAGGAGAAATAATCCAAGCTATTGAACTTAAACCCCTGATTGGAAAAAAACCTGAAGCAAAGACGGAGACCGCACCAGAGCCGAAACAAAGTGGACTGCTTTCTGTTAATACTATATTAGGCGTGGTAGTACTAGTGGGGGCAGCTGGAGTGTGGATGGTCAATCGAAAACAAAAAAAGAGCAGAAGATTTCGAAGCAGGTAA
- a CDS encoding DUF4352 domain-containing protein, whose translation MKKYLQLMLAISMLTGCSFAEAESNKESKPSKTVAEKPLKKNTDVYVPNPQITDDRELKKAGDSITDDKGELTLKAVKEVNKTFNLDGIEYTVKDVKLLHFIPDYSLIDFFHVYTHDEEFNFVKIGVEVQNNSKDSYHFGPVAMVNINESIQKTWEDDIYLEELHGEILAGQKKLGNLGFIVEELESLEKVEILSGDLVDEDKKKIGEPVKFEINF comes from the coding sequence TTGAAAAAATATCTGCAATTGATGCTGGCTATTTCAATGCTGACAGGTTGTTCATTTGCCGAGGCAGAGTCAAATAAGGAGAGCAAACCTTCTAAAACTGTTGCTGAGAAACCATTAAAGAAGAATACAGATGTGTATGTACCGAATCCGCAGATTACAGATGACCGGGAACTGAAAAAAGCAGGGGATTCTATAACTGACGATAAAGGTGAATTGACCCTTAAGGCAGTGAAAGAGGTCAATAAGACATTTAATCTGGATGGAATTGAATACACAGTCAAAGATGTTAAATTGCTGCATTTTATCCCTGATTACAGCCTGATTGATTTCTTCCATGTATATACCCATGATGAAGAATTTAATTTTGTTAAAATTGGGGTGGAAGTACAAAATAACTCCAAGGATAGCTATCATTTTGGCCCGGTGGCAATGGTGAATATCAACGAATCAATCCAAAAGACATGGGAAGATGATATTTACCTGGAAGAACTGCATGGCGAGATTTTAGCAGGACAAAAGAAGCTTGGGAATCTAGGTTTTATTGTCGAGGAGCTTGAAAGCCTCGAGAAAGTTGAAATCTTGTCAGGAGATTTGGTGGACGAGGATAAAAAGAAGATAGGGGAGCCTGTTAAATTTGAAATAAATTTTTAA
- a CDS encoding DHH family phosphoesterase, which yields MYRLYTHNDLDGVACGILFRLAFGEKADIRYNSVSGLNFQVEKYFERMNDRMKKEDHLYITDLSVNHEVTEKINEFVKDGGKAKLIDHHKTALHFNGYSWGMVKVEDDSGTLTSAASLVYDYLVQENHLVKNGSLDEFVELVRQYDTWDWDILKNYKAKNLNDLFFMVSIEEFEERMVPRLTSGDAFDYDDFEKKLLEMEEDKIERYIRRKKREIIQIENDGLYGGIVHAESYHSELGNELGKEYPHLDYIAIMNLGGKKISFRTIHDDVDVSAVAGEFGGGGHAKASGCSMNKEAYNRYIEQAFPLDPIKPDAFKNTYNLKNSKNGCLYENRDRDLYLIYTDRTRYFVQQESKERHGPFDSFEAAERFVKREYGAALARDDVYISYLENIVFSGRN from the coding sequence ATGTACCGTTTATATACGCACAATGACTTAGATGGAGTGGCCTGCGGGATTTTATTCAGGCTGGCTTTCGGTGAAAAAGCCGATATCCGATATAATTCTGTCTCTGGACTCAACTTCCAGGTGGAGAAATATTTCGAAAGAATGAATGACCGAATGAAAAAGGAAGATCATCTTTACATAACAGATTTATCTGTCAACCATGAAGTCACGGAAAAAATCAATGAGTTCGTTAAAGATGGGGGAAAGGCAAAGCTTATTGATCACCATAAAACAGCATTGCATTTCAATGGTTATAGCTGGGGTATGGTAAAAGTAGAGGATGACTCCGGTACACTGACAAGCGCGGCGTCACTCGTTTATGATTATTTGGTCCAGGAAAATCATCTGGTTAAAAATGGATCCCTCGATGAGTTTGTTGAGCTTGTCAGGCAATATGATACCTGGGACTGGGACATCCTTAAGAATTACAAAGCAAAGAATTTGAATGACCTGTTTTTTATGGTTTCAATAGAAGAATTTGAAGAGCGAATGGTACCGCGTCTAACATCTGGAGATGCTTTTGATTATGATGATTTTGAAAAAAAGCTTCTGGAAATGGAAGAAGATAAAATTGAACGATATATCAGGAGGAAAAAGCGGGAAATTATCCAAATTGAAAATGATGGTTTATATGGAGGGATCGTTCACGCGGAGTCCTATCATTCCGAGTTAGGGAACGAGCTGGGCAAGGAGTATCCACATCTGGATTATATAGCGATCATGAACCTGGGTGGAAAGAAAATCAGCTTCAGGACAATCCATGATGACGTTGATGTCTCTGCTGTCGCTGGCGAATTTGGCGGGGGCGGGCATGCTAAAGCTTCTGGATGCTCTATGAATAAGGAAGCTTATAACCGATATATTGAACAGGCGTTTCCGTTGGATCCAATCAAACCCGACGCCTTTAAAAATACTTATAATCTAAAGAACTCCAAAAATGGATGCCTGTATGAGAATCGCGACCGGGACTTGTATCTGATTTATACGGATAGAACTCGATATTTCGTCCAGCAGGAAAGTAAAGAGCGGCACGGACCATTTGACAGTTTTGAAGCAGCTGAACGCTTTGTAAAAAGGGAGTATGGAGCAGCTCTTGCCAGGGATGACGTATATATTTCCTATCTGGAAAATATCGTTTTTAGCGGCAGGAATTGA
- a CDS encoding alkaline phosphatase: protein MIKANFKKKILPIAVLSTVAFGSLVGTFDAEAKNEAKDNSAEIKNVIFLVGDGMGVSYTSAYRYLKDNPDTVEAEKTEFDKYLVGNQMTYPEDPDQNVTDSASAATAMSAGIKTYNNAIAVDNDGSEVKTVLEAAKENGKATGLVATSEITHATPASFGAHDETRKNMNGIAEDYYKDLINGEHKVDVLLGGGKDLFVRDDINLVDKFKQDGYSYVENKQDLLKDGNDQILGLFAPRGMDKMIDRNEETPSLEEMTKSAIQRLNKDKDGFFLMVEGSQVDWAGHDNDIVAAMSEMEDFEKAYKAAIEFAKKDKHTLVVATADHSTGGYSIGADGIYNWFGAPIKAAKRTPDFMAAEIEKGANVEETLKKYIDFESQGLTALTAEEIQSVKDAAAGKKADIDNAIEKIFDKRSHTGWTTGGHTGEDVPVYAFGPGKERFYGQIDNTDNAKNIFDILANGKRK, encoded by the coding sequence ATGATTAAAGCAAACTTTAAAAAGAAGATTCTCCCGATCGCTGTTCTATCAACTGTAGCGTTCGGCAGCTTAGTAGGTACTTTTGATGCAGAAGCGAAAAATGAAGCAAAAGATAACTCTGCAGAAATTAAGAATGTCATTTTCTTAGTCGGTGACGGAATGGGTGTTTCATATACTTCAGCATACCGCTACTTGAAGGACAATCCTGATACAGTAGAAGCAGAGAAAACAGAATTTGACAAGTACCTTGTAGGAAACCAAATGACTTACCCTGAGGATCCTGATCAAAACGTTACAGATTCTGCGTCAGCAGCAACAGCAATGTCTGCTGGGATCAAAACATATAACAATGCAATCGCTGTAGACAATGATGGCTCTGAAGTAAAGACGGTTCTTGAAGCTGCTAAGGAAAATGGAAAGGCGACTGGCCTTGTAGCTACTTCTGAGATTACACACGCAACTCCAGCATCTTTTGGAGCGCATGATGAAACACGCAAGAACATGAATGGTATTGCTGAGGATTATTATAAAGATTTAATAAATGGGGAACACAAAGTCGATGTTCTTTTAGGCGGCGGTAAGGACCTGTTTGTCCGTGATGACATTAATCTTGTTGATAAATTTAAACAAGATGGCTACAGCTATGTAGAGAATAAACAAGATTTATTAAAGGATGGTAACGATCAGATCCTTGGCCTTTTCGCTCCACGGGGAATGGATAAGATGATCGACCGCAATGAAGAAACCCCTTCCCTTGAGGAAATGACAAAATCAGCAATACAGCGTTTGAACAAAGATAAGGATGGTTTCTTCCTGATGGTAGAAGGCAGCCAGGTTGACTGGGCTGGACATGACAATGATATCGTTGCTGCGATGAGTGAAATGGAAGATTTCGAGAAAGCATACAAAGCAGCGATCGAATTCGCGAAGAAGGACAAGCATACATTAGTTGTTGCGACTGCTGACCACTCTACAGGCGGATACTCAATTGGTGCTGACGGCATCTACAACTGGTTCGGTGCACCGATTAAGGCTGCGAAACGCACCCCTGACTTCATGGCTGCAGAAATTGAAAAAGGGGCTAATGTAGAGGAAACATTAAAGAAATATATTGATTTTGAATCGCAAGGTTTGACTGCGTTGACAGCTGAAGAAATTCAATCTGTAAAAGATGCTGCTGCAGGTAAAAAAGCTGACATCGACAACGCAATCGAAAAGATCTTTGACAAGCGTTCTCATACTGGCTGGACTACTGGGGGACACACTGGTGAAGACGTCCCTGTATATGCATTCGGTCCTGGTAAAGAGCGTTTCTACGGACAGATTGACAATACTGACAATGCTAAAAACATTTTTGATATTCTTGCAAATGGCAAAAGAAAATAA
- the pflB gene encoding formate C-acetyltransferase, which produces MEQWKGFKNGAWQEDINVRDFILKNFSEYTGDSSFLESATEETLQLWQQVMELTKQERDNGGVLDMDTKVVSTITSHGPGYLDQTKEKVVGFQTDKPFKRSMQPFGGIRMAKAACEAYGYELDKEVEKIFTDFRKTHNQGVFDVYTKEMLQARKAGIITGLPDAYGRGRIIGDYRRVALYGVDFLMEQKKKDHGMTSSVMTEETMRLREEISEQYRSLNELKQLAQSYGYDISKPASNAVEAFQWVYFAYLAAIKEQNGAAMSLGRVATFLDIYIERDLQNGTLTEKEAQEIVDHFVMKLRLVKFARTPDYNELFSGDPTWVTESIGGMAHNGQSLVTKNSFRFLHTLDNLGPAPEPNLTVLWSPALPENFKKYCAEMSIKTSSIQYENDDLMRCEYGDDYGIACCVSAMEIGKQMQFFGARANLAKALLYAINGGVDEKLKIQVAPALSPITSDVLDYKEVMEKFDNVMEWLAGLYINTLNVIHYMHDKYSYERIEMALHDTEVLRTMATGIAGLSVVADSLSAIKHAKVNVIRDENGIAVDFETEGDFPKYGNNDDRVDSIAVELVKNFMTKLRKHPTYRNSVHTMSILTITSNVVYGKKTGNTPDGRRAGEPFAPGANPMHGRDTKGTLASLSSVAKLPYNYAMDGISNTFSIVPKALGKDEDSRTNNLVSILDGYAIKDGHHLNVNVFNRETLLNAMEHPEEYPQLTIRVSGYAVNFIKLTREQQMDVINRTFHETM; this is translated from the coding sequence ATGGAACAATGGAAAGGCTTTAAAAATGGTGCTTGGCAAGAAGATATCAATGTTAGGGACTTTATTCTAAAAAACTTCTCTGAATATACTGGTGATTCCAGTTTCCTTGAAAGTGCAACTGAGGAAACTCTTCAATTATGGCAGCAGGTAATGGAATTAACAAAGCAGGAACGTGACAATGGCGGTGTACTTGATATGGATACTAAAGTAGTATCCACCATTACATCCCATGGACCGGGCTATCTTGATCAGACCAAAGAAAAAGTCGTAGGCTTCCAGACCGATAAGCCATTTAAACGCTCTATGCAGCCTTTTGGCGGCATTCGTATGGCAAAGGCTGCTTGCGAGGCATATGGTTATGAACTGGATAAAGAAGTAGAAAAAATCTTTACTGACTTCCGTAAAACACATAACCAGGGTGTATTCGATGTTTATACAAAAGAAATGCTCCAGGCTCGTAAAGCCGGAATCATCACTGGCTTGCCAGATGCTTATGGACGCGGCCGCATCATCGGCGACTATCGCCGTGTAGCTCTGTATGGCGTAGATTTCCTGATGGAGCAAAAGAAGAAAGATCATGGAATGACAAGCAGCGTCATGACTGAGGAAACAATGCGCCTTAGGGAAGAAATATCTGAGCAATACCGTTCATTGAATGAATTGAAGCAACTTGCCCAGAGCTATGGCTATGATATTTCCAAGCCGGCATCCAATGCAGTGGAAGCCTTCCAATGGGTCTACTTTGCATACCTTGCAGCAATCAAAGAGCAGAATGGTGCTGCGATGAGTCTTGGACGCGTGGCAACATTCCTGGACATCTATATTGAACGTGATCTACAAAATGGAACACTGACTGAAAAAGAAGCACAGGAAATTGTTGACCATTTTGTCATGAAGCTTCGTCTCGTGAAGTTTGCTCGTACTCCTGACTACAACGAATTATTCAGCGGTGATCCAACATGGGTAACTGAATCAATCGGCGGGATGGCACATAACGGCCAATCACTTGTAACGAAGAACTCTTTCCGTTTCCTTCACACACTTGATAATCTGGGACCGGCTCCAGAGCCGAACCTGACTGTGTTATGGTCACCTGCCCTGCCTGAGAACTTCAAGAAGTATTGCGCTGAGATGTCAATCAAAACGAGCTCTATCCAGTATGAAAATGACGACTTGATGCGCTGTGAGTATGGCGATGACTACGGAATTGCCTGCTGCGTTTCCGCAATGGAAATCGGTAAGCAGATGCAGTTCTTTGGAGCACGCGCCAACCTGGCGAAAGCTTTGCTTTACGCGATCAATGGCGGCGTCGATGAAAAACTAAAGATTCAGGTTGCTCCTGCTTTAAGCCCGATCACTTCCGATGTACTTGACTACAAAGAAGTCATGGAAAAATTCGATAATGTAATGGAATGGCTTGCCGGCCTTTACATCAATACACTTAATGTCATTCACTATATGCATGATAAATACAGCTACGAAAGAATCGAAATGGCGCTGCATGATACAGAAGTTTTACGCACAATGGCAACTGGTATTGCTGGATTAAGCGTAGTAGCGGATTCATTGAGCGCAATCAAGCACGCAAAGGTAAACGTAATCCGTGACGAAAACGGCATTGCGGTTGACTTTGAGACAGAAGGCGACTTCCCTAAATATGGAAACAACGATGACCGTGTTGACAGCATCGCAGTAGAGCTTGTGAAAAACTTCATGACAAAGCTGCGCAAGCACCCGACATATCGCAATTCTGTCCATACAATGTCAATCTTAACGATTACTTCTAACGTGGTTTATGGTAAAAAGACAGGTAATACACCGGATGGAAGACGAGCTGGCGAACCATTCGCGCCAGGTGCTAACCCTATGCATGGCCGCGATACTAAAGGAACACTCGCTTCCCTGTCATCTGTAGCAAAGCTTCCATACAACTATGCTATGGACGGAATTTCAAACACATTTTCCATCGTGCCAAAAGCGCTTGGAAAAGATGAAGACAGCCGTACAAATAACCTAGTTTCCATCCTTGATGGATATGCGATCAAAGACGGTCACCATTTAAACGTAAACGTGTTTAACCGGGAAACTCTGTTAAATGCAATGGAGCATCCTGAAGAATATCCGCAGCTGACAATCCGTGTATCTGGATATGCAGTAAACTTCATCAAACTCACACGTGAACAGCAGATGGATGTAATCAACCGTACCTTCCATGAAACAATGTAA
- the modB gene encoding molybdate ABC transporter permease subunit: protein MSSEFWSPIKLSLEIASVSVVFVFLFGIFAARFMARRRFIGKTAVETLLTLPLVLPPTVVGFLLIVVFGINSPIGKLIEQVFGSPLIFSWWAAVIAASVVAFPLMYQSAKTGFLSIDPGAEEAARVDGANEWKVFLYVTLPLSAKTLITGLILSFARALGEFGATLMFAGNLPGKTQTAPTAIYVALESGNMESAWLWVIAMVGISFLMLLSTSLLKH, encoded by the coding sequence TGAGCAGTGAGTTCTGGAGCCCGATCAAACTTTCCCTTGAGATTGCTTCAGTGTCTGTAGTTTTTGTGTTTTTATTCGGAATATTTGCCGCAAGGTTTATGGCAAGGAGACGATTTATTGGCAAAACAGCTGTAGAGACACTGTTGACATTGCCTTTAGTACTCCCTCCAACTGTAGTGGGATTTCTATTGATTGTCGTCTTTGGGATAAATAGTCCGATTGGAAAATTAATTGAACAGGTTTTCGGCAGTCCCCTTATCTTTAGCTGGTGGGCAGCTGTTATCGCTGCATCTGTCGTAGCCTTTCCATTGATGTATCAATCAGCCAAGACCGGCTTCCTGTCGATTGATCCTGGTGCGGAGGAAGCAGCGAGGGTAGATGGAGCAAATGAGTGGAAGGTTTTTTTATATGTTACTCTACCCCTTTCAGCAAAAACATTAATCACCGGGCTTATTTTAAGCTTCGCCAGAGCCCTTGGTGAATTTGGAGCAACCCTTATGTTTGCCGGCAACTTGCCCGGAAAGACTCAGACCGCTCCAACAGCAATCTATGTGGCGCTTGAGTCCGGCAATATGGAGTCAGCCTGGCTATGGGTAATTGCCATGGTCGGAATATCGTTCCTTATGCTCCTTTCAACTTCGTTATTAAAACACTGA
- a CDS encoding cupredoxin domain-containing protein, whose translation MHFFVLKRRTLYFIGLIVFIAIIGSLWLSLKPDATPAIGGQNEQIREIHMVTGEFKSTTDDGKEIEAYRWDPGTIFLEKGEKVRLKILGVNGKEHPFIIEGTDIKGVVKKGEETVVPLQFDKEGTYRLICLTHPSAEHNGPMIAYIVVD comes from the coding sequence ATGCATTTCTTTGTACTTAAAAGAAGGACATTATATTTTATTGGACTAATCGTTTTCATTGCCATCATCGGTTCTCTTTGGTTAAGCCTAAAGCCTGATGCCACTCCGGCAATAGGTGGACAAAATGAACAAATCCGCGAAATTCACATGGTGACAGGAGAGTTCAAATCTACCACGGATGATGGCAAGGAAATTGAAGCATACCGATGGGATCCAGGAACGATCTTTTTGGAAAAAGGAGAAAAGGTTCGTTTGAAGATATTGGGAGTCAACGGAAAAGAACATCCTTTCATCATTGAGGGAACGGATATAAAAGGCGTAGTGAAAAAAGGCGAAGAAACAGTCGTCCCATTACAGTTTGATAAAGAAGGAACCTACAGGCTGATTTGTCTGACACATCCTTCAGCTGAACATAATGGGCCTATGATCGCCTATATCGTTGTTGATTAA